The following coding sequences are from one Roseburia hominis A2-183 window:
- a CDS encoding septation protein SpoVG family protein, with product MSKDVILTPEQIAAEERRWLFDAPIAELAEVKGVTVDEAVKLRTDAILQEAAVPIEVTVRPIEPQGKLIGFASVNYGGVVIDDFKVVDGKNGIFLGAPSKPDPTSRTGYRSTVRINDRATQERLNAAGAQAYHSAVEKLIARAEAVRPTPIKEQMAQAAREAGKENAARTAPAKKKEARNDR from the coding sequence TTGAGTAAGGATGTCATATTAACCCCGGAACAGATCGCCGCCGAGGAGCGGCGCTGGCTGTTTGATGCGCCGATTGCGGAGCTGGCCGAGGTAAAAGGCGTGACGGTGGACGAGGCAGTTAAGCTGCGGACGGACGCAATTTTGCAGGAGGCCGCTGTTCCCATCGAAGTTACGGTTCGCCCGATTGAGCCCCAAGGCAAGCTCATCGGCTTTGCCAGCGTCAACTATGGCGGTGTAGTGATCGACGATTTCAAGGTGGTGGATGGCAAGAACGGGATTTTCCTCGGGGCTCCCAGCAAACCCGATCCCACCAGCAGGACGGGCTACCGCTCCACGGTGCGGATCAATGACCGGGCCACCCAGGAGCGGCTCAATGCGGCGGGAGCCCAGGCGTACCATTCAGCGGTGGAAAAGCTCATCGCCCGGGCCGAGGCAGTCCGCCCCACCCCGATCAAGGAGCAGATGGCACAGGCCGCAAGGGAGGCTGGGAAGGAAAATGCCGCCCGAACCGCCCCGGCAAAGAAAAAGGAGGCCCGGAATGACAGGTGA